The following proteins are co-located in the Malus sylvestris chromosome 13, drMalSylv7.2, whole genome shotgun sequence genome:
- the LOC126595250 gene encoding trans-cinnamate 4-monooxygenase-like produces the protein MDIFLLEKTLLGLFVVVIVAIAISKLRGRRLTIGRCLTIGRRHRHCRRDHRLTDLAKKFGDYFLLRMGQRNLVVVVSSPELSKEVLHTQGVEFGSREAWRYHLASCRQGKSSAHSEPA, from the coding sequence ATGGACATCTTTCTCCTGGAAAAAACCCTTTTGGGTCTCTTCGTTGTCGTGATCGTCGCCATCGCCATTTCAAAACTTCGCGGTCGTCGCCTCACCATCGGTCGTTGCCTCACCATCGGTCGTCGCCATCGCCATTGTCGTCGTGATCATCGCCTCACCGACCTTGCCAAGAAATTCGGCGACTACTTCCTCCTTCGCATGGGGCAGCGCAACCTCGTCGTCGTCGTCTCCTCGCCGGAGCTCTCCAAGGAGGTGCTCCACACCCAGGGAGTCGAATTCGGGTCGAGGGAGGCGTGGCGGTATCACCTGGCGTCATGTAGGCAGGGCAAGAGCTCAGCACATTCTGAGCCGGCCTAG
- the LOC126597361 gene encoding RING-H2 finger protein ATL2-like — translation MDRRPHADHLDAAPMQPYNGYDLSGKIMLSAIVILFFVVILMLCLHLYARWYLLRARRLHVRRNRRNRRTHIVFHEDAAALSAVPTRSLDASTLNSLPVFVYSSKSSQMEPFRQQPILECAVCLSEFEDDETGRLLPKCKHSFHIECIDMWFQSHSTCPLCRAPVEPGPESETRADVVLNVCEPDEPGPSSYLCSECCNSETASSGARRKPSNIVIPRRNESLAKGDGSGCGESPAGQSFRSPMSRMLSFRTMLSREKRNGGVSPSGGNGGSSSSVAGSDIELGGRQGTSECTRRE, via the coding sequence ATGGACCGCCGCCCGCACGCCGACCATCTCGACGCCGCCCCGATGCAGCCCTACAACGGCTACGATCTCAGCGGCAAGATCATGCTCAGCGCCATCGTCATCCTCTTCTTCGTCGTCATCCTCATGCTCTGCCTCCACCTCTACGCGCGTTGGTACCTCCTCCGCGCCCGCCGCCTCCATGTCCGCCGCAATCGCCGGAACCGCCGCACCCATATTGTCTTTCACGAGGATGCCGCCGCCCTCTCCGCCGTCCCCACCCGCAGCCTCGACGCCTCCACCCTTAATTCCCTCCCTGTATTCGTTTACTCGTCCAAATCGAGTCAAATGGAGCCGTTTCGGCAGCAGCCCATTTTGGAGTGCGCCGTCTGCTTGTCGGAATTCGAGGACGACGAAACGGGGCGTTTGCTTCCCAAGTGTAAGCACAGCTTCCATATCGAGTGTATTGATATGTGGTTCCAATCTCACTCCACGTGTCCCCTCTGCCGGGCACCCGTGGAACCGGGCCCGGAGTCCGAAACCCGGGCCGACGTGGTTCTGAATGTCTGCGAACCGGACGAGCCGGGTCCGAGCTCCTATTTGTGCTCGGAGTGTTGTAATTCCGAGACGGCGTCGTCTGGGGCGCGGAGAAAGCCGTCGAACATCGTGATTCCGAGAAGGAACGAGAGTCTGGCGAAGGGGGACGGCTCGGGATGTGGCGAATCGCCGGCGGGTCAATCATTTAGGTCTCCGATGAGTCGGATGTTGTCGTTTAGGACAATGCTAAGCAGGGAAAAACGGAACGGCGGCGTTTCGCCTTCGGGAGGAAACGGGGGGAGTTCCAGTTCGGTGGCGGGGTCGGATATCGAACTCGGTGGACGACAAGGGACCAGCGAGTGCACTCGGAGAGAGTAA
- the LOC126595143 gene encoding condensin-2 complex subunit H2-like: MTNTRDEPGGSGSGGGGGGFHRVQAERDLESNWELDLAQKLEEYLLKICSGEIPTEAEGHVAINFAEAALLLQGSVQVYSRKVEYLYSLVLRALEFLTQKGQHEQSERTSIRPEEGGSSHAASDEENDIFWGLDDIAVETKNCLDSPLGRDAPLNPFVKPPANLVVLEGDCLDTTGDFGELESYLLATNNLYQDFILLDPCDTVAVNDYLYVDGVGKGPNSAYRVTSERKSHQTPRRSGGTACRSSLHKGKDPNMIQSPIAGCSFEANNCNIRLDPPACNDFGDGTQGFDIDDRYSEPGDLDDSDDDDDDPWKPLNPHEPGNLKVKPFRKVKASKRKGFNCTKLASIITLFPPAKLYGTISPELTEMWEIRRHAEERQKGSQSPPLFEKLRVSLVKGRQESFDAFSNPMDGNEDTEYDNEIPDFGQTDADLPEFMDDATRHNDLNEDGGPHFGNDEPFDDDPNPHASLEDLCRSHLDALLASIAETEKQTELAARVSTWKHKIEYNLEEQESHPAFDIHDYGERILDRLSFEPDNENVLSFADVVKGQQKCDVARSFSALLQLVNNGDVELDRSGVAGESFCYTAVNPFHVWLLRHDKKREETGFRLSGKRVQSPLRKASRKVDNGNTETEKSSSVKSSSKAHKSTGTSLINGKLPMKVGNVGGKRCTPEAKRRRKSRFVEPVSLHSAG, encoded by the exons ATGACTAACACGAGAGACGAACCAGGTGGAAGCGGCAGCGGAGGCGGCGGTGGCGGATTTCATAGAGTGCAAGCAGAGCGTGACCTAGAATCCAATTGGGAACTCGATCTCGCACAGAAACTCGAAGAGTATTTACTCAAGATTTGCTCCGGTGAAATACCCACCGAAGCAGAAGGCCATGTCGCTATTAATTTCGCCGAAG CTGCGCTGCTGCTTCAAGGTTCGGTCCAAGTGTATAGCCGGAAGGTGGAGTATCTGTACTCGTTGGTTTTGCGTGCTTTGGAGTTCCTTACCCAGAAAGG GCAGCATGAACAATCTGAAAGAACATCTATTCGGCCTGAAGAAGGTGGGAGTTCCCATGCTGCTTCTGATGAAGAAAATGATATCTTTTGGGGCTTAGATGACATTGCAG TTGAAACAAAGAATTGCTTAGATAGTCCATTGGGCAGAGATGCTCCTCTGAATCCCTTTGTGAAGCCCCCAGCAAATCTAGTTGTACTCGAAGGTGATTGCCTAGATACTACTGGTGATTTCGGAGAATTAGAGTCATATCTG CTTGCCACCAACAATCTATACCAGGATTTCATTTTATTAGATCCATGTGATACAGTAGCAGTAAATGATTATTTGTATGTGGATGGAGTTGGTAAAGGACCAAATAGTGCTTATAGGGTCACCTCAGAACGAAAAAGTCATCAGACTCCCAGACGTTCAGGTGGAACTGCATGTAGGTCATCTCTCCATAAGGGGAAGGATCCTAATATGATTCAATCTCCTATCGCCGGTTGCAGTTTTGAGGCAAACAATTGTAATATTAGGCTTGATCCTCCTGCCTGCAATGATTTTGGCGATGGTACTCAGGGATTTGATATTGATGATAGATATTCAGAGCCCGGGGACTTGGATGATtccgatgatgatgatgatgatccaTGGAAGCCACTGAATCCCCATGAACCTGGGAATTTGAAAGTGAAACCTTTTCGGAAAG TCAAAGCTTCTAAAAGGAAAGGTTTCAATTGTACTAAGCTGGCCTCTATTATTACACTGTTTCCACCTGCAAAATTGTACGGTACTATTAGTCCAGAGCTCACAGAAATGTGGGAGATTCGACGCCATGCCGAGGAAAGACAAAAGGGGTCCCAATCTCCTCCATTATTTGAAAAG CTACGGGTATCACTTGTTAAAGGAAGACAAGAATCCTTTGATGCCTTTAGCAATCCTATGGATGGAAATGAGGATACTGAATATGATAACGAGATCCCTGATTTTGGGCAAACAGATGCTGACTTGCCAGAATTCATGGATGATGCAACTCGTCACAATGATTTG AATGAGGACGGTGGTCCTCACTTTGGTAATGATGAACCATTTGATGACGATCCAAATCCTCATGCAAGCCTGGAAGATTTGTGTCGCTCTCACTTG GACGCTCTCCTTGCTAGCATAGCTGAAACCGAGAAACAAACTGAACTAGCTGCTCGTGTTTCAACATGGAAACACAAAATTGAGTACAACTTGGAAGAGCAA GAATCACACCCTGCTTTTGATATTCATGACTATGGAGAAAGAATTCTTGATAGACTATCCTTTGAACCAGACAATGAGAATGTGTTGTCATTTGCTGATGTTGTAAAAGGTCAGCAAAAATGTGATGTCGCTCGGAGTTTTTCTGCGCTTCTGCAACTG gTGAACAATGGAGATGTTGAGTTGGATAGGAGTGGGGTTGCTGGTGAGTCCTTTTGTTACACAGCTGTGAATCCCTTTCATGTTTGGCTCCTTAGGCATGACAAGAAAAGAGAGGAGACTGGATTTCGGTTGTCAGGAAAGAGAGTTCAGTCTCCCTTGAGGAAAGCATCTCGAAAAGTGGACAACGGAAACACTGAGACTGAGAAATCTTCCTCGGTCAAGTCATCTTCTAAGGCACATAAATCAACAGGGACATCTCTTATAAATGGCAAGTTACCTATGAAAGTTGGAAACGTTGGTGGCAAACGGTGCACTCCTGAAGCCAAGAGGAGAAGAAAGTCTCGATTTGTTGAACCAGTTAGCCTACATTCTGCAGGTTGA
- the LOC126595249 gene encoding uncharacterized protein LOC126595249 → MESGRVEKAGPTTRSINSKHFKLQKPILKDDSKKPHHNKTKKKLWWKSAMLFFKWNKLTPHHHYHRVSAICGGDEDVQHQARAKAFWASIFGPVYITKSISWSCTPYLSTSWPPSGPLAGTMPTASKDKMGIPYLNLRELNMKQQQQRNSTSVMPIYLVI, encoded by the coding sequence ATGGAAAGTGGGAGGGTAGAGAAGGCGGGTCCGACGACGAGATCCATAAACTCCAAACACTTCAAGCTTCAAAAGCCCATCTTAAAAGACGACTCCAAAAAGCCCCATCACAACAAAACCAAGAAGAAGCTCTGGTGGAAAAGCGCTATGCTTTTCTTCAAATGGAACAAGTTAACACcccaccaccactaccaccgTGTCTCTGCCATCTGTGGTGGCGATGAAGATGTTCAACACCAGGCCAGAGCCAAAGCCTTCTGGGCATCCATTTTTGGGCCGGTTTATATCACTAAGAGCATAAGCTGGTCGTGCACGCCTTACCTGAGTACTAGCTGGCCGCCGTCTGGGCCTCTCGCTGGTACTATGCCTACGGCGAGTAAGGATAAGATGGGCATTCCTTACTTGAACCTGAGAGAGCTTAACATGAAGCAGCAGCAACAAAGGAACTCTACCTCTGTCATGCCTATATATTTGGTTATTTAA